From the genome of Candidatus Nitrosocosmicus oleophilus, one region includes:
- the pyrH gene encoding UMP kinase, which yields MIKPRIVIKLSGSLFNFDTNSVQLNDYIQLIKKISNVYQPVIITGGGKIARFYINLSRSLGMDESGLDLIGIQVSHLNARLLISGLRENCYPLPPRNLEEISVALLSGLVIITGGIYPGQSTNATSALIAERIGATKFYNATDVDGIYDSDPRANPAANKYDKINVQDCVSILKSEKSMAGTYDLMDLISLKVIERSNLPTVVFKSTVDNIEKLVLDNVKMGTEITI from the coding sequence ATGATTAAACCAAGGATAGTGATAAAATTGAGCGGGAGTTTGTTTAATTTTGACACTAACTCTGTTCAACTAAATGACTATATCCAGTTGATAAAAAAAATAAGCAATGTTTATCAACCAGTAATAATTACTGGTGGAGGAAAAATAGCCAGATTTTATATCAATCTATCGCGAAGCTTGGGAATGGATGAATCCGGACTGGATCTGATTGGAATTCAGGTTTCGCATTTGAATGCAAGACTTTTAATTTCAGGTCTAAGAGAAAATTGTTATCCTCTTCCACCCAGAAATTTAGAAGAAATCTCGGTAGCTCTCTTATCGGGTTTGGTGATAATAACAGGGGGGATTTATCCTGGTCAGAGCACCAACGCAACTTCTGCTCTGATAGCCGAACGTATCGGCGCAACAAAGTTTTACAACGCTACAGACGTAGATGGAATATATGATTCTGATCCTAGGGCAAACCCAGCCGCCAATAAGTACGACAAGATAAACGTCCAGGACTGTGTAAGTATCTTAAAATCAGAAAAGTCCATGGCTGGCACATACGACTTGATGGATTTGATAAGCTTGAAAGTTATAGAAAGATCAAACCTACCGACTGTAGTATTCAAGTCAACCGTAGACAACATTGAAAAATTGGTACTTGATAATGTCAAAATGGGAACAGAAATTACTATATAG
- the trxA gene encoding thioredoxin encodes MGNDNVTHVTTGNWDSEVLKADKPVFVDFWAEWCGPCRMVGPVVEQIAQSYSDKIKVVKLNVDENQEIAMKYGIQSIPSLLIFKNGKEIKRTIGAAPKDTYVKFINEAISS; translated from the coding sequence ATGGGAAACGACAATGTCACTCATGTAACAACCGGAAATTGGGATTCAGAGGTCTTAAAAGCTGATAAACCAGTTTTTGTAGATTTTTGGGCAGAATGGTGTGGTCCGTGCCGTATGGTTGGCCCAGTTGTTGAACAAATTGCACAATCCTATTCGGACAAAATAAAAGTGGTAAAACTCAACGTGGATGAAAACCAAGAAATCGCGATGAAATACGGTATCCAGTCTATTCCATCATTGTTGATTTTCAAAAACGGAAAAGAGATAAAAAGAACAATAGGTGCCGCCCCAAAAGATACATATGTTAAATTCATTAACGAGGCAATTTCTTCATAA
- a CDS encoding formate--phosphoribosylaminoimidazolecarboxamide ligase family protein yields MGVENLIDTYDLDNITIGVIGSHSALEIMDGAKDEGFKTICICQKGRELPYQKFSRLADEILILDNFSDIMYTENQKKLLELNTILIPHRSFVVYLGIDNIEKSLKIPVFGNRYILKAEERHLPNNQYDLLKKAHISMPKIYSIPEEIEGPSIVKIQEAKRKLERAFFIVTSYDDYKIKSAKRIKAGLISESDLKNNSTIEQYLIGTYFNFNYFYSPLDKDVEFLGIERRLQTNIHDFTTSIPAVNQLEMSIDLQNIEVGHTPASIRESLLDKVFKMGEKFVQCALREYPPGIVGPFSLQSVVTVELDIIVYDVSLRVPGNPILATTSPYTKYKYGETFGVGRRIAKEIRHGLGNPADLKKLIT; encoded by the coding sequence ATGGGTGTAGAGAATCTGATTGATACATATGATTTAGACAATATTACTATAGGGGTCATTGGGAGCCACTCTGCTTTGGAGATAATGGATGGTGCCAAAGATGAGGGGTTTAAGACTATATGTATATGTCAAAAAGGTAGGGAATTGCCATATCAAAAGTTTAGTCGTCTAGCTGATGAAATATTAATTTTAGATAATTTTTCAGATATTATGTATACAGAAAATCAAAAAAAATTACTTGAATTGAACACTATTTTAATTCCACACAGATCCTTCGTAGTATATTTAGGAATTGATAATATCGAAAAATCACTCAAAATACCTGTTTTTGGAAACCGGTATATTCTTAAAGCTGAGGAAAGACATTTGCCGAATAATCAGTATGATCTGCTAAAAAAAGCCCATATTTCTATGCCAAAAATATATTCAATTCCAGAAGAAATTGAAGGCCCCTCTATTGTGAAGATTCAAGAAGCTAAAAGAAAACTTGAGAGAGCCTTTTTTATTGTAACGTCTTACGATGACTATAAAATAAAGTCTGCAAAAAGAATCAAAGCAGGCTTAATAAGTGAGTCAGACTTGAAGAATAACTCTACAATAGAACAATACCTTATAGGGACTTATTTCAATTTTAATTACTTTTATTCACCACTTGATAAAGACGTTGAGTTTTTAGGTATTGAACGGAGATTACAGACTAATATACATGACTTTACTACCTCCATACCTGCTGTAAATCAACTTGAAATGTCAATTGACTTGCAGAATATAGAAGTGGGCCATACACCTGCAAGTATTAGAGAATCTCTTTTGGATAAAGTATTCAAAATGGGGGAAAAATTTGTGCAATGTGCATTGAGGGAGTATCCACCTGGTATAGTTGGCCCCTTCTCCCTACAGAGTGTTGTTACTGTAGAGTTAGACATTATCGTTTATGATGTATCCCTTAGAGTCCCAGGAAATCCGATACTTGCAACTACCTCACCATATACTAAATATAAATATGGAGAAACTTTCGGTGTCGGCAGGAGAATAGCAAAAGAAATCAGACATGGACTTGGTAACCCAGCCGATCTAAAGAAATTAATTACCTAG
- the alaS gene encoding alanine--tRNA ligase, which produces MDKSELLSLFSSDYEKYYKVSLFEKLGFIRQSCSICSRFFWAIPQRSICPDHENYTFIGNPPTSKRLSYTQSWEKIRDYFKENGHTIVNRYPVVCRWRDDLYYTIASIVDFQRVADNKVMFELPGNPLVVPQMCLRFNDIENVGVTGRHYTSFCMVGQTCDADSEGGYWKDRCIELDFGLLVDIFGISPAEITFVEDVWIGAGAFGSSLEYFVRGLELGNAVFTEFEGNEKNHRVLKNKIIDMGAGLERLSWITNGTPTSYDCTFEPILKRIYDTSGIDNPFSSNGNYNLQSKILSDYFSRISAKLESTSDILQVKKQLAQELSIDFEKLQKIVVPYESLYTIIDHTRTLVFAISDGSLPSNVGGGYNLRVILRRTLSLLKQLGLGLKVGDIVDMHLDQLQPLYSELMDYRNDIHEVLEIESKRFLETQERIVAISTKIRKGKTILSLDDLIRLYESDGVTPDYLVENALLESVPANFYTRLSELHSTSRSEKRDKNEFKLDDNVDLDKITGTKLLYYDDPSILSFDAKILRIINKNLIILDRTAFYPRGGGQEPDFGYIGAHKVDNVVKIKDKVLHHVIGTFEQKEGDIINCVVEKDRRLSITKNHTATHIINHASKSVLGSWVWQNSAYKDETYARLDITHHSALSRDEMQEIERKANDIIRRNLPVLINFYARGVAEQNYSFRIYQGGVVPSNDVRIVNIGGLDIEACGGTHVFNTGELGLIKIIKTERIQDGVVRIEFVAGANALNRVQAQDDQIQYIANKLGTNREKVLDTFSKNMDDLDKSKKKIKSLIRSISNSTVEQTIKDSVVLKSESDANRFLNYYFKIDEELDDQFHLLVGQNSVERNPDLVYVSIVIVESKSAKVIVFCGKNALKIMKANVLANHISKMLGGSGGGTPNFGQGGGTILENRQDLENMLKKSLLEKLNDLNE; this is translated from the coding sequence TTGGATAAATCCGAGCTTCTTTCACTTTTCTCTTCAGATTATGAAAAATATTATAAAGTATCACTTTTTGAAAAATTAGGCTTTATTCGACAGAGCTGTTCTATTTGTAGTAGGTTCTTTTGGGCCATTCCTCAAAGATCGATATGTCCGGATCATGAAAACTATACTTTTATTGGAAATCCACCTACATCTAAAAGATTAAGTTATACTCAATCGTGGGAGAAGATCAGGGATTACTTTAAGGAAAATGGTCATACTATAGTTAACAGGTATCCGGTTGTATGCAGATGGAGAGATGACCTTTACTACACTATTGCGTCAATCGTAGACTTTCAAAGAGTAGCTGATAATAAAGTAATGTTTGAATTGCCCGGAAATCCATTGGTAGTCCCTCAGATGTGTTTGAGGTTTAACGACATCGAGAATGTAGGGGTAACTGGTAGGCACTATACCTCTTTTTGCATGGTGGGGCAAACGTGCGACGCAGATTCTGAGGGAGGTTATTGGAAGGACAGGTGCATAGAGCTGGATTTTGGATTGTTGGTAGACATTTTTGGGATTTCTCCAGCTGAAATAACCTTCGTAGAGGATGTATGGATAGGAGCTGGAGCATTTGGCAGCTCACTTGAATACTTTGTGAGAGGGTTGGAATTAGGAAATGCAGTTTTCACGGAATTTGAAGGTAATGAAAAGAATCATAGAGTTCTTAAAAACAAAATAATTGATATGGGTGCAGGACTAGAGAGACTTTCGTGGATAACAAACGGAACCCCAACGAGCTACGATTGTACTTTTGAGCCGATACTAAAGAGGATTTACGATACCTCCGGAATAGACAATCCTTTTTCCTCGAATGGAAACTATAATCTTCAGTCCAAAATCCTTTCAGATTACTTTAGCAGAATTTCAGCAAAGTTGGAATCTACCTCAGACATTTTGCAAGTAAAGAAACAGCTAGCTCAAGAATTAAGTATAGATTTTGAAAAATTGCAGAAGATTGTAGTTCCATACGAATCGTTGTATACTATTATCGATCACACAAGAACCCTGGTTTTTGCTATAAGCGACGGGTCGCTGCCCTCAAACGTTGGCGGCGGATACAACCTAAGGGTCATTTTGAGAAGGACACTCTCGCTTTTGAAACAACTCGGCTTAGGTCTAAAAGTTGGAGATATTGTTGATATGCATTTGGACCAACTCCAACCTCTATACTCGGAATTAATGGACTATAGAAATGATATTCACGAAGTCTTGGAAATTGAGAGCAAGAGATTTCTTGAAACACAAGAAAGGATTGTTGCAATTTCAACTAAAATAAGAAAAGGCAAAACCATATTGAGTTTGGATGATTTGATCCGGTTATATGAATCTGATGGGGTCACACCTGATTATCTGGTTGAAAATGCACTTCTTGAATCGGTCCCGGCAAACTTTTACACTAGACTCTCAGAGTTACATTCAACTAGCCGGTCGGAAAAAAGGGATAAAAATGAATTCAAATTGGATGATAATGTTGATCTTGATAAGATCACAGGAACTAAGTTATTGTATTACGACGACCCGAGTATCCTTTCTTTTGATGCAAAGATATTAAGAATAATTAATAAAAATCTAATCATTTTAGATAGGACAGCCTTTTATCCAAGGGGTGGAGGGCAGGAGCCTGATTTTGGTTATATTGGTGCTCACAAAGTAGATAACGTGGTTAAAATTAAAGACAAGGTTCTCCACCATGTGATCGGGACATTTGAACAAAAGGAAGGAGATATCATTAATTGTGTGGTTGAGAAGGATAGGAGGCTATCCATAACCAAAAACCATACCGCTACTCACATAATCAACCATGCATCGAAAAGTGTATTAGGTTCATGGGTATGGCAAAACTCGGCATACAAGGACGAAACTTATGCAAGATTGGACATCACACATCATTCCGCTTTATCCAGGGACGAAATGCAAGAAATAGAAAGGAAAGCAAATGATATAATTAGAAGGAATTTGCCAGTTCTGATCAATTTTTACGCCAGAGGGGTAGCAGAACAAAATTACAGCTTTAGAATATATCAAGGAGGGGTTGTGCCATCAAACGATGTAAGGATCGTTAACATTGGGGGACTAGATATTGAAGCGTGTGGAGGAACTCATGTTTTCAACACAGGCGAATTAGGTCTTATAAAAATAATAAAGACAGAGAGAATACAGGATGGGGTTGTTAGAATAGAATTTGTTGCCGGCGCGAATGCACTAAATCGTGTTCAAGCCCAAGACGATCAGATACAATATATTGCTAATAAACTTGGAACAAACCGCGAAAAAGTTTTAGATACATTTTCAAAGAATATGGATGATTTAGATAAATCTAAGAAGAAAATTAAAAGCCTTATAAGAAGCATTTCAAATTCAACTGTAGAGCAAACCATAAAGGACTCCGTTGTTCTCAAATCAGAATCAGATGCAAACAGATTTCTGAATTATTATTTTAAGATAGACGAAGAATTAGATGACCAATTCCATCTTTTGGTTGGTCAAAATTCAGTAGAGAGAAATCCAGATCTTGTATACGTATCAATAGTAATCGTGGAAAGCAAATCCGCAAAGGTTATTGTCTTTTGTGGAAAAAACGCGCTAAAAATTATGAAGGCTAATGTGCTAGCAAATCACATATCAAAGATGCTTGGTGGTTCAGGTGGAGGAACACCAAATTTTGGACAAGGCGGAGGAACCATCCTTGAAAATCGGCAAGATCTCGAGAATATGTTAAAAAAAAGTCTATTAGAGAAACTTAATGACTTAAATGAATAA
- a CDS encoding Sec-independent protein translocase subunit TatA/TatB, whose protein sequence is MAFINGMEWIIIILVIVVIFFGAKKIPELARSMGRATSEFQKARIEAKKSLANESSNQEKAQQTIDREKLESIAETLGVDYSNKNDQDLKNAIDEELKKQGTPK, encoded by the coding sequence ATGGCATTCATAAACGGAATGGAATGGATAATAATAATTTTAGTTATCGTTGTCATATTTTTTGGTGCCAAAAAAATCCCAGAATTAGCTAGATCAATGGGGAGAGCAACCAGTGAGTTTCAGAAGGCTAGAATAGAGGCAAAAAAGTCCCTTGCAAACGAATCATCCAATCAAGAAAAAGCCCAACAAACTATCGACAGAGAAAAACTGGAATCAATAGCAGAGACATTGGGTGTCGATTACTCAAATAAAAATGATCAAGACTTGAAAAACGCCATTGATGAAGAGTTAAAAAAACAGGGTACGCCAAAATAA